The nucleotide window AAGAGTATGGGTGAAGAGGAGGAGAAGATCGCCGCGAGGGGAGCGCATGGTCGTGCTCAGGGGATAGGAGCCTGTTGGAATTAAACACGACTTAATCCCCCGTTGGCCCGGTGTGTGTCCGATCCATGTACGTGCATGTATCCTAGTAGAACTCTAATTAGCAAACCGAGTAGTATTGGTAGTATATATATGCGTGCACCCTGCTTGTAAACAACACAACCGTGAGACCAATAAAGCAAAGCAAGGCTCGATATGAGCCTTTGGCAATAAGCCAAGTGCGTACGTGCGTGGAGTTTCCGGCTAGAATCAATCAAGTAGATTGGAGGCTAGCTTTGTACACGCTCATCGCAAAGTCTACGGTGCTATCGATCAGGATAGATCGAGCCAGCTTGGGGCAGGAACCAAGACAGTCAGCGAGTTCCGTTCGTCGCCGTCGTTCGTCATTGTTGATCGTTACCATCGCCGGAAAGTACTCGGCGTCGGGACTAGGCCAACAGAGCCGCCGCAGGTGAGGGGAGAAGAGGCGTCATCAATCGATGGGGTAAAAAGGGGAGAGATAGAGCAACGAACCAAGGAAGTTGTGCTGGATTCGCAACTTCCACTGGACCTGGGCCTTTACAGCCCGATTACGCACAGAAACCGCAGGTTACTCTGCGGAGCAGCGGCCCGCGAAACGTTGCGGGGAGGTCTTAAACGACCTGTGGATGACCGAGCTGATTTAAAACGTACGTTAGAGCGATCCAACGGATGAGAGTGCCAAATCACTGAGAGGCTTCGTAGATGGCTCTATTATACTGTTTCTCAATTGTTTTCAATATATATACCGAAAGCATTCTTAAATTTGTTTTTGCAATAGTTTTAGTCCTTTTGCATCTATTTCTGCATATGTTTTACCAAGGTTTCCACACCAATGCGCGGGGTATCATCAAGTATACATAAGAGAGTCATCCCACTAATTTAGttatctcaacatgcaagcatgccacaaCACTATACAATTATGGATGGGATAGGATCCACCTCAACACGCAACCATGCATGGAAAGAACCACCACCACGTGCAACCATGCATGGAAAATATTTTTTCATTCTATTATTCTACCTATATACAATAGATGCTTTACAAGTTTTTAATATAAATATTTGTATTCCACGCAATCAAATCAAATCGAAATATATTGCAACTCATTCCCGCAACAATGCTTGGGGTATCGTCTAGTTCAATATAAACACAATGCTATATGTATATCACAATGTATTGGCTCAAATTTGTCAACACCCTTGATACACCACATATGtacacactactagggaaaactctagtagtagcgcgggtttaatgcccactagtagcgcgggcagccgcgctaccaataaggtgctacagctattacttagcagtagcgcgtgcgacAAGCTCTACTGCTAAGACACATAGCGGCAACGCTTGTTCTAtcccgcgctgctgctaatctAGCTAGTTGTAGCGTGTTTACTATCCATCGCTACCAGTACTCTTTTTtcatttttagtgtatttatatgccgttatacaaattttggtacaataccaattatgaggtttatatcattatgtccataacagtgtgtcaaatgaaggtggattaggttcaagtggaggcaatatgtggtgcatgtcaaaagtataccttgatctagtttggactagtagtactttcgatgtgcaccacatgttgcctccacttgaatctaatccaccagcacaagctatttaatcatcatcatagtcattaccaccaacagtatttatttaatcaccatagtcatagtgtagcacatcatcatcttcaaactcattctagctagctaatcaccaccaacactagatgcggtagctatctaatcaccaccaacactagctaataataatcatcatagtcattaccaccaacactagctatttaatcatcatagtcatagtgtagcacatcatcgtctgaaactcatttctagctagctaatcactcctgctgctctctcccaggtaaaataatataaaacatgtgtagctctcctccttaatcaagttggagcatgcagatgaacctgtctcctaatcgtggcctgcgcttctgattgctgccccctagtacttttCTGCGCTCCTCCATCACAAATTTGGTccagtctttcactattaagACTTCCTCGCTCTTAGAAACTCTGAAtacactaaagtgcattgtaggatatcttggttGTAAGCTAACAATACTCATGGTACCATTAGTCTCGATCCCatgaggcacaacattcatcgggagtccctattgaagaacatcgtatagtaacatacttagcaatgaagtttagcttaaaaaataatgtatgcaaaagatgcactgaggaaaaataataaaaatcttatcatctttcctaaatagatgtgaccgtagttcattacgaacactattggtcgcacgtttttagtactaacatttctaagtgcaggaagaaaatttgtcttgacagtatcaagatcctcaagccatgaaacataatgacttagctcctcgcagtttagttcagccctgggacagtagtaggtcctgtctaccaagcgttggacatgtttgcttgaaccgaaataagctgagaatagaaattagttgtcaactatttttgagtaaacaatatcaaagacatatggttgagaaactcacataatggtataactggaggcgtctgcacatcgaccctgATGTCGGTATTATCTTCAATATCATCTTCTgaacgaatatcaaaggtgacaaccatatcaggctcaaatgcataagtcttgcatagtgctcgccaagttttgcatccaaaatagatGTAGTCGTCTgcgttgtataattttgcgtggaaaatataaccatgctcggtcttcaagtaaactttctttacctccatagtacgaatgaaacctatcttatccaagacaaaaactcttgcatggcagaggatacgctagtagaatagtaaaaaaattataagttgaagcaaatgaagcagatgtcatgcttaattacgaaaaagacttgtcgttgtgacttactgtatccaatTCGAAGTTcacgtccagcttgatgctgaagtgcctatcatcatctaggaagattccgtcgcataggccgcgctcgtctacgcagtatttgcaaataccgaaatcattttcgtcgtcagacatttcctctgttcatagttgaaacattaattgaaaatcgatcgaagacaactccaggatactcaaaatattttataggactcatattgccatgagcattcaataagcaaaaccaaatcgtaaaataaataagtattcaaattagcatgcatttagtaagcaaaagtaaatcatctcatgcgtccgtacatcgtcgaatattatcactaatacatcctgAATAGTaccatacatataacatcactaatacaactaaaaccctagcgcaCGATGGGTATcggtgcgggcggtggacacccaaagagaaggaaccatcacaggataatagctccagtgagatccctggagaacatGCCAGGTATTGAAGAAcatgtgctccaacgcaaacaagtatcGACGGACGTGCgtgtcctcctcactgacacggtgacgcaccacctctgTGGGGTCCTCGAGCTTCTGGACTATCACTGGCCCAcacgaccgccaccaaagaaggttcgggtcaacgaaaggctggctcctcaccaacctgcaccccccggtaggtagcgcctcccagtaccaccccggcggagcccagtcctggacatggcccatctggtgacgcaggtgtcctccgccgactcgacgacgaggatgcgggataggcatcgtcgacgtcgatgcgcgaaaaattgctttaactaaaaaaataacaacaaatgtgatatgttcaactagttctattaattcaactagttcttacgattaaatctagtcaattaattctatacctaataaaatgaataatgacataaaaaggcctatgctttgcaggaacgttgactccttcccggtgcggcaaatcccgggcactcgatatgtcctagtttgtagcacaagtcatgccgaaattcacggaaaattttggcatgacttttgctaaaaagtggacaaatcgagaacctgaaatttgccggaacggaaatgaatcaacattccggcaaaacataggccactcggcttCATTTCCTGGAAACAACAAAGTTACTTGGGCACAATCAAACCACTTCAATAATGGAATATGCAAATGAACATCAATGACATATATCATATAACAACAATATGCGAATGAAATTACTGTTTAGGCATTTTCATAAAAAAATTGCCCTAGCTAATTTCCTAAAAAAATTGCTAATCATTTTTCCTAAATGCTAAAAAATGCCTACTGCCCTAAACAAATCTAGGGTTCATATGAACACCTAGGGTTCATATGAACATCAACATAGCATCAACACATATATAAATTGCCCTAGCAGAGAGAAAGAGGAGGGTAGGGGAGAGGAGAGGCAGAGCCTTACGGTGACTGcgcgagggaggggcaggcggcgtcgaggtcggggtcggggctcgggcgcgcgccggagggcggcgtcgaggtcggggtcgggggcggcgtcgaaTCTGCGGTCGGGGGCGGCGTTGAGGCAGGAGAGCGATGGgagagcgcgcggcggccgacgggtgacggcggcggcgacagggGAGTAGTTGcgatttgggggaagtggccgtTGGGAAGAACGAATCGAGCGGTTTAGtcagaagtagcagtagcgcgttccgGGAAGTGCGCTACTACTAACATAGCTACAGCGCGTTCCTggatacgcgctactgctataccattctctttttcccatttttttcatttatttttctttacattttattttttcctttcacctttttgtatttctttcattttcatttacttttctattttcTTTCCATTTAATTTATttactttagcagtagcgcctctcagcgtaaacgcgctgctacaaagcaaatagcggtagcgcggttcggcgaagatcgctactactatgtgcagcctatcggctaagccgtgggaattttagtagaTGCGCTTTTGTACTCGGGCGCGCTACTACTATAACTGTATCTATAGCGCGATTTAAAacaccgcgctgctgctaattaaTACCAACGTACATTTTTAGCCCGTGCTACTGCTAATGTTCTATGTATAATGTTTTTCCTAGTACTGACAAAATCTAAATGCTAGCATAGGAAGCAAAATATATCTAGGaaaaaactaacttgattacctCACTTTGGTCTTTGTAATCTAATGGCTGTTCTTGGAACACGAAAACTATAAATATGGGCATAGCTCGCAAGAGATCAATTTGTATATATGAGAATTTACTATTTCTATTTCAAGTTCAGCAATTTTTAGCAGGTTTATGATAGGCCGAGAGAGTGCGATGGGACAAGGAAGAGAGGGTGAGGTTTGGATACATGACAAATACGAGAATGGAGAAGTATCATGGAGACAGTAGGCGATTCAAGGTCAAAACAAGGTTCCTTGTGGCATCCCATCCTTAGTCACGAAGTTCCATATAACAAAGACTTTAGACTTTACCTCCATGGCGATTGGCATCTGTGTTGCTCCCTCTTCTGGAGCCCTCAATTCCACAAACGTTATGTCCCCTATCTCCAATGGTCATGGTGGCTGCATCTTGTGCATGTGTATAGGGTTAGGATCTTTCTTCCCTCATAAAGAAAATCCGAGTCCATGCTACCTCCTCTTTGTGATTTCTGTGGCGGCCTTAGTTGCTACTGCAAAGCTCACCATAGTTGACCACTGGAATTGATCTGAGGCCCTCCTCGGTGTGACACCACTTGTGGGATCCTCTTCTTCATCCCGTGTTTCTTCCGCCTCCACGCAGAATAGATGATACATGAAAGGGGAGAATATGATTTGGATTTAGTGTTATGGTCGGCCGGAGCGGCATCTTACCATGATGGCACATTGGTTTTTGCTATGCTACTCCCGATCTCTTGTCTCCTTGTTCTTTCAGTAGCTTGCCACCAGTGCTTGCGAGTTGCAATCGGTGGTCGCCATCTGCATCTTCTAGTCGTTGTGTGTGGTGGACGACTATGCCAATGAGTAGATCCGACAATGGCTCCAAGATCAAGCATGCCTTGGGGATTGCTGCTCGCTTGGATGCTCCTTTGTCATCTTCTTTTGATATCTCGAACTCCGCAGCTGGAGCTATGGACCGAACAAGGATATGTGTCCAGTGAGAGACAAGGGTAGTTAGGGTGGTTTAGTGTCCTCTGGTGGATTTGCTAGCTATTTCCGatgccctcgtcttcaacctccatTTGGGAGGCCCATTGCTCCTTGCCTGATGCCACGGTTTTGGCCGGAGATGGTGGAAATGCATCTCTGGCGAGGTTGTCGGTTGATCGGGAGTCCTTTGTCTTGCTTGATTTTTCTTTTGCGGACTAGAATGTAAATTAGGAGGGCATGTTTGCATTTATATCATTCTTTCAGGACTTTTGTGCAAGTGTTGTAAAACTTCTGTTATAATTAAGCCAACCTTGGGACCCTTTACTCCCTTCCCCTTGTTCAAAAAGAGTTACACATGCTGCATACCCACCGCATGACTCTGTGCATTGATTCTCCTTATGTGAGGGCAAAACAGAAAGACGTTCCCTCGTCACACAAAAAAATAGAATGAAGTTTCCGACGAAATTGCATGTGCTGGTCAAAGTCCTATAATGCAATCCAGACATCCATTTGAACAAGGGATCCAATCCAAACAAGTGCTTATTGACTTTGACAGCAAACAAGTTTCCTTTGCACACGAGCAAattgaaaagaaaaaaaatcaaacgATCCATTTCGTCCATGCACAGTGCGTTAACTTTGGCGAAATTGATTACAGGACGCATGCATTGCATAAAACACACTCAGCTGCTAATTGGAGACCACACCGTTGTTGCCAGCGAGCATCATGTACTTGTCGCGGCGGCGAAGCCCGGTGCATTCAAAACCGAGCGCCTCACCGAGCCGATGTTGGACCCAGTTTGCCACCTCAACACCGGTCCTTCCCCCGGCGCACGTCTGATCCCGTGGTACAGGGCCCAGGAACTCCACCCGGTATGAGGGGGCTGGGTTGGCCAAGAACGCTATGGGGTCGAGCCACTTGCGTCCGCTCGTCGTTGTGCCATACAATAATGTCACTTGCGCGTCCAGCGCCACGGGCACCATGTCGTCGGCCAGCTCAGCGAAAAGCGGGCTGAAGCGCAGCAGGTAAGGCTCGCGACAGGTCGTGCCCTCGGGGCAGACCGCGAGGTCCCCTTGCTCTAGTAGTTGAGATATGGTTTTGGCATCGAGGTCGCGATCGCGGATCAACCGCACTGTTTTCATAGGCGCCAAAATCTCTGAGAGACGGCTTAGACTATATGTCACAATGGACACAGGCTTCTGTAGTGCCCCAGCGAGCATGACTCCGTCGACCAACGTCCGGTGTGCACACACGAACAAGACTCCCCTTGGCTTGGCGCCGGCCCCTGTGGAGGGACACCCAGAGGTGCGGAAACGGATTCCAAAGAATGCGCTAGCTGCAAAGCTGATCTTGTAGGGCAAGATGATGCAGATGGAGATGCGGATGACGGAGAGGACGAGGCCGAGTGGCAGAAAGAGGAAGAATGCATGCATGGCGGATGAGGTagggaggaaggcgaggcggccGTCATGGAAGATGAGCGGCCTTGGGTACCTCTCCCGTGGCAGCTGGGCAGTCTTGGCGCACTCCGTGCTCACCACATAAAGTTCCTTCAGTAATTATTTCAAAATTAGATCCATAAGCCAATTATAACAACACGCTAGGATAACTTGAAAAGAACAAAAGACATTTAAATGATCCCTAAAAAGATGTCTGCAAACTATGAGCCTTAACTAATAAAAACCATAATTCTTAGCAACTTATATTTTCTCAATTTCACATATAAGTGATGATTCATATATAGACGCCAGTTTGTAAGATGTAACTTTAACCAACCGGAATTTTCTAATCCTTGGATGATATGATCATCATGTAGCGAGCTTCATGTAGCAACTTCATAATAAAAATCATATATAAGTTCCAAAATATTGCAAAAAATACATGCACACATACTGGTAAGTAAACACATATATATG belongs to Triticum urartu cultivar G1812 chromosome 7, Tu2.1, whole genome shotgun sequence and includes:
- the LOC125522938 gene encoding glycerol-3-phosphate acyltransferase 1-like, with amino-acid sequence MAFHTVLPKIATSWVINLYRAARKLGSNGVPNYRNSCATKPSTGAASLCTIPSAGDTTVVCDFDGGLLRSTALFPYFMLMACEGGSLIRALLLLCSFPLVWILGEHTDAGVGVMAFVTFVGIRPRDTDLVARAVLPKFYMERLNAHVYDQLWLPARRKAAVTSAPRVMAEWFLKEYMAADVVVGRELQMVKIRHGCYYTGILCRPGPGMRQKALREVLGADGAMADVAVVGTSNPLNHLFIPYCKELYVVSTECAKTAQLPRERYPRPLIFHDGRLAFLPTSSAMHAFFLFLPLGLVLSVIRISICIILPYKISFAASAFFGIRFRTSGCPSTGAGAKPRGVLFVCAHRTLVDGVMLAGALQKPVSIVTYSLSRLSEILAPMKTVRLIRDRDLDAKTISQLLEQGDLAVCPEGTTCREPYLLRFSPLFAELADDMVPVALDAQVTLLYGTTTSGRKWLDPIAFLANPAPSYRVEFLGPVPRDQTCAGGRTGVEVANWVQHRLGEALGFECTGLRRRDKYMMLAGNNGVVSN